In Sphingomonas sp. KC8, the sequence GGTCGAAGTGCCAACGCCCGAGGAGGTAGCGAATTACGATGGCGGCGGCGCCCTCGAACTTTGGAAGGCGGTCGATGATGATTGGAGGTGCGCTGCATGCAGACGCGGCAAAGCGCAGATTCTGCGCCGCAGCCGCAATTCCAGGCGGCCGTGGTCGGGAAAATTGTTCAAACACACAGAGTTCACCCTGATGGAGATCTGGAACGAACAGGAGGATGACACTTCCACCCTTCCACCTTTCATCGCTTCCCATCGCGTCGAGTTGATCTGCATGGATTGCGCGACGATCCTGCCGAGCCTCAAGCAGCGCCAGCCACGCTATTCGGACGATGAGGCACTGATGCAGCTGGGGGACATGGCCGCCGTGATAGGCGCCGCTCCCAATCGGCCGCATGAAGTCGACTGGACGCATGTTGCGGCCCGCGTGGATTCCAATTTCATACTGGCGCCTCTTGTCCGCTCCTATTGGGAACATCACAATGCGGCGGTGAACTGTCGTGCCCTGTATCGCGATTGCCTTAAAACCACGCATGGCGATCGCGAGCGTGCCTGGAAGCGGCTGATCGCACTTTATGCGGATCGCTATGAGTCAGCTGAGGAGTGCGCAGAAACCCTTACCTTCCTGCTGGAGGAAGCGGATCGCATCGGCATCGGCGATCCGTTCCGGCCTGACACAGTTGCCGCGTGACTCCGAACCAGTACCGCGCTCGACAGTTTTGCAGATCTCGTCGGACCGCAATTGGCAGATCCGCGTAATAAATGACAATTTTGCAGCTAGATAATTAAACAAGGCTATGCTCTTCAAAGCACAAGGGAGGGACCGAATGGCGGAAGATTGGGACAGGTTGGTTGCTGGCGGATTTGCATTCGAAGCGGCGCCCTTTGCAGTTCACCCCAAGGACCGCGAGCGCGCATTGGATTACCTGACGCGGGCGAGAGATGCCGGCCTTGGATGGGCTGAGGTGAGCAAGCATCTGACGGGCTATATGGAGGCACGCGAGTTCGCGGAGGATTCGATCGAAGAGACCCTTGAGCGGGCCGAGACTCTCATGGCGGAAGCCACCGGCACCAGCCCAATCTATGAACAGGTCGGCGGCGGGTTCGCCTTTATGAGCGCCCCATTTGCCGTTCATCCGAAGGATAAGGAACGCGCCCACGCTTATCGTAGCGCGGCGGCCAAGGCAGGCCTGAGCTGGTTGCAGGTGGAGGCCGATGTTCGCGCCTATGGTTGCCGTCAGGGGTGGAGCGCTGATGAAATCCGTCTCCAACTGGCGCGCGTGGAGAAATTCATGCGCAAGCAGCTCGAAACCTGAGCCACTGCGGTCGCACCCGACACGGGCGAGGATGAGACAGGATCCAGTGCCGAACATTAGACTGCCCGGGCGTGGGATATTATATCTCGGACATCGCCAAGCCGACCGAAAACGCTGACTTTTGTTGCTTCGACGGCACGAAAGTGCTCGCCTATTTAGCCGGTCAATCGACGGAAGTATTTGCGTCTTCACGCAGCTTGGTAGTCCGCGTTCCGCGGGTGAAGGCACCCGGGTGTCGAGAACATGACTTGAACCATGCGCTGGCGCCTTTGGCCAAAGAGCCTGAACAAGTGCCAGCCACCCGGATGCCCCATGCGACTTGTTACATGACGGCTACCAATCGTCAAATTGAGTCAAGTAATCATTCTTATCGTATCAGTAGAGAATAAGAGCACACTTTGAAAATTCCTGATCTGCAAGATTTGATCAGGCCAATGGCAATTTACGCAAGAAAGCGTCTGCCAAGCGAATCCCCGTGTCTTTGGCGCGATTCGAAATTACGCAAAGAGAAGAGCGCTTGCATTGTTGGAAGCCGACTCTAGGCTTGTAGCCGCGCCACGGCATGTGGTGTCGAGGCGTGAGAACCTCGCTTGAGAAATCCCCAAACCGGACGCCCATTGGTTGCCGGGTGGTCGACGCGCATGTCCAGGCCCCACAGGGCTAAAGGCGTCGACGCGTGCCTCAAGCATGTTCTCAACACCCGGCTTACCGCCGGTCGCCTCAACGAGGAGGCGACACCATGGCGAGCAAAGCATTTGTGGCGACAGTCAGGCGGGCATGCTGCGGGCGGAGTTGGCCGTGCACCTGAACCTTTGGAGCCCGGCCGATCCGACCGAAGAGGCGTTCCACACTGATGCAGGCGGCGCCGGCGCGATCGATGTCGACGTGGCACTTCTCTACCGCGAGGAAGCGCCCCGCCTTCGCCGGCTCTTCGGCAGTCGTGTCCGCCAATCCGACAAGGTAGCCGACCTGATCCACACCGCCTTTGCGCGCCTGCTCGGGCTCGATCGGGAGAAGCGCGTCCAGCTTGCCGAACCCCGCGCCTATCTCACACGGATCGCCGTCAATCTCGTGCGCGACGAAGCCAAGACAGCCGCGCGGCGGTCCGAAAAACTCCATGTGAGCGCCGATGACTGCGTGCTCGCAACCCCCGATCCGCACGCCATGCTGGAGGCCCGGGATATGCTCCATCGCGTCAATGCTGCTATATCCTCGCTCCCGGACAGAACCCGCGAGATCTTCATGGCGCATCGTTTCGAGGATATGACCTACCCCCAGATTGCTGAGCGCATGGGGGTAAGTATCAAGACCGTCGAAAAGCACATCTCGCTCGCCCTTCGTGAACTGCATCGATCGCTGGGATCGGACGCGTGACATCCCGCGATACGGGCGAACAGGCCCAGAGCGCGCGTATTGACGAAGCAACCGACTGGTTCGCGCGCCTCCACGCACCCGATGCCGACCAGGTTCGGGCCGAGTTCGAGGCGTGGCGCGCCGATCTCGCCAATGCGCGCGCCTACGCCGCTATCGAGCAAGTCTGGGCGGTGACCGCGACCGGCACGGTTCGGGGCGACCAGCCCCCTCAACCGATATCGCTCCCCCCGCGTTCTCCGTGGAGGCGCTATGCACTCGCTGCCACGCTGGCCATAGTCGCGATCGGCCTGGCTTTCCTGCTGACGGGCTATGGCATTTCATCGGTGCGGCCCGTGCCGGCCGCAACACGCTATGTGAGCGATGTCGGCGAAATCCGCACCATCGACTTGGCCGATGGCTCTACCGTCACGCTCGATACCGCCAGTCGGTTCGAAGTCGACTATTCCGACCGCGAGCGGCGCATCACCCTGTATTCGGGACGCGCCCGCTTTGCCGTGGCGCATGACGCGGCTCGCCCTTTCATCGTCTCGGCGCAAGGCAAATCCATTGTTGCGCGTGGCACCATATTCGACGTGCGCATCGACCAGGGCGCCGTGGAAGTGACTCTGCTCGAAGGCGCGGTCGACGTGGAGCGTCGCTCGGCCGGGGCCGCCCCGCACCGGATTGCACGGCTTGTTCCGGGACAGCGCGTGAAGCTGGACGAAAATGCAAGCTCGGCCGCGGTTGAACCGGCCGGAGACAGCGCGCGTGAATGGCCTTCCGGCCTGTTGCCGGCACACGGCCTGCCGCTTTCGCAGTTGGTCGAGGAAGCCAATCGCTACAGCCGGCAGAAGATCGTGCTGGCCGATCCCGCCCTGGGAAGCCTGCGCGTCTCGGGCGCATTCCGTCCCGGCGATGCCGAAGCGCTGGCATCGAAGCTCTCGGCCGCGCTTGCGCTGTCCGCCACGGAGCGCGCCGACGGCAAGATATTGCTCGCGCGACAACAGAACTGACACCTATCTGATCTTATCGAGAGGGTATCAGCCCCTCCTGTCGTCAACCGCCCGAACACCGCTCCCTTCGAGAGCGGCAACGGGAGGGAAGAATGACGACGAAAATGGCAAAGGCGACCGGGACGAAACGCGGGCTCATTCTGGCCGTGCTACTTGCCGGGGTAAGCCCGGCATATGCGCTGCAACCGACGAGCCACCGCTACGACATCCCTGCCCAGCCGCTCGATAGCGCGCTCACCACCTTGGCGCAGCAATCCGGGGTCGAGATCATCGCACCCGCCGAACTGATCTGCCTCCGTCTGAGTGGTCCATCGACTATGATAGTCTGGATCACGAAAGGGACGACGAATGCCGAGCAAGAAGCACAAGCCGGAAGAGATCATCGGCAAGCTGCGTGAAGTTGAGATCGTGCTGGCGCAGGGTGGAACGACGGCCGAAGCCTGCCGGCGCATCGCGGTCACCGAGCAAACCTACTACCGCTGGCGCAAGGAATATGGCGGTCTGAAGACCGACCAGGCGCGGCGGATGAAGGATCTGGAGAAGGAGAATCTGCGGCTTCGCCGGGCGATCTCGGACCTGACGCTGGACAAGCTGATCCTTCAGGAGGCCGCTCGGGGAAACTTCTGAGCCCCGCGCGGCGGCGACGCTGTATCGATCAGTTGCGGCGGGAGTTGCCAGTGTCCGAGCGGCGTATATGCCGGGTGCTCGGGCAACATCGGTCGACGCATCGCAAGGTGCCGCGCGGGGCGGATGATGAGGTGCGGCTCACCGAGGACATTATCGCACTGGCCAAGCAATACGGCCGCTACGGCTATCGCCGGGTGACCGCATTGCTGCGCGATGCCGGCTGGACGGTGAACCGCAAACGCGTTGAGCGGATTTGGCGCAAGGAGGGGTTGAAGGTGCCACAGCGCCAGCCAAAGCGGGGCCGGTTATGGCTGAACGACGGCTCGTGTATCCGGCTCAGGCCGGAATATCCAGGGCATGTCTGGGCCTACGACTTCGTCGAGGGCCGTACGCATGACGGGCGCAAGTTCCGGATCCTCACCATTATCGACGAGGCCAGCCGGGAGTGCCTCGCGCTTATCGTGGCACGCCAGCTCAAGCATGAAGATGTGCTGGCGGCTCTCGCTGACCTGTTCATCGCGCGGGGACCACCGGCTCATATCCGGTCGGACAATGGCGCCGAGTTTATCGCCACTGCCGTGCAGACATGGCTCGCCCAGATCGGCGTGAAGACCTTGTATATCGCGCCCGGTTCACCGTGGGAGAATGGTTATAACGAAAGCTTCAATGGGTCGCTCCGCGACGAACTGCTCAACGGCGAGATCTTCTACAGCCTCGCCGAGGCCAAGGTGCTGATCGAGGCCTGGCGGCGGCATTACAACACCGTTCGCCCGCACAGCAGCCTCGGCTATCGGCCGCCGGCCCCGGAAAGTGCGACACCGCCATTGCCGCCGTCCGGTTCCGCTTCGCTCCACCTACCGTCAGCAATGGCGGCGGAAGCAACAATGCACTAACAATCAAACCGGACCACTCGGTGGGGGCCGATCAAAAGGCACTCGTGAAGCTGCGGCGCCAATGGTTCAACAAGCGCAAATCCGTGACAGCGCTTCTGCGAGAGGTGCTCTACAACCAGCCGGTCCAGCTTCTCGACAGCGACGCCGAAAACAAGGTCGTCGATGCCGATCTCGCCTTGCAGGCGCTTGGCGGCGACCATGTCGCATTCGGCCATCTCACCACCACGATTTCCGTTTCCGATCCTGACCGTCATCGGGTCGAAGAGGAGGTCCGCGCGGTCGAACGCATCGTCAACGGGCTTGGCTTCACCTGCATGCGCGAGAGCGTGAACGCGGTGGAGGCATGGTTGTCGAGCCTGCCGGGGCAGGTTTACGCCAATGTCCGCCAACCCCTGGTTCACACGTTGAACCTCGCGCACCTGATGCCATTGTCGAGCGTATGGGCGGGCCCGTTGCGCAACGCCCATCTCGACGGGCCACCGCTCTTATATGCTGCCACCAGCGGGTCGACACCCTTCCGGTTGAGTACGCATGTCGGCGATGTCGGCCATATGCTCATCGTAGGTCCAACAGGGGCTGGAAAATCGGTGCTGCTGGCGCTGCTCGCACTCCAGTTCCGCCGCTACGAAGGCGGCCAGATCTACATTTTCGACAAGGGCTGTTCCGCGCGAGCAGCCGTCCTTGCCATGGGCGGCGCGCATCATGCCCTTGGCCTCGGCGGTGAAGATCCGGAAACGGACGGCGCGATCGCCTTCCAGCCACTTCGCCACATCGATCGAGCCGACGAACGCGCCTGGGCCTCGGAATGGATCGCGGCCTTGCTCGCGCACGAGAAGGTGCTTGTGACCCCTGAGGTCAAGGAGGCGGTCTGGTCGGCACTGAACAACCTCGCCACCGCGCCGGTCGAGGAACGCACGCTGACCGGCCTGGCGCTGCTCCTTCAGACCATCGCGCTCCGCACGGCACTTGCGCCATATACGCTGGAAGGTCCGTTCGGCCGGCTGCTCGATGCGGCCGAGGACGATCTGGCTCTCGCCGACGCGCATTGCTTCGAGACCGAGGCCCTGATGGGACAAACCGGTGTCGTCGCCCCAGTGCTGACCTATTTGTTTCATCGGCTCGAAGCGCGGTTCACGGGCAAACCCACGCTGCTGGTTCTCGATGAGGCCTGGATATTTCTCGACCACCCCCTGTTCGCGGCGCGAATCCGCGAATGGCTGAAAGTGCTGCGCAAGAAGAATGTCGCGGTGGTGTTTGCCACGCAATCGCTCGCCGATATTGCGGACAGTGGGATCGCGCCGGCAATCATCGAGAGCTGCCCGCAGCGCATCCTGCTCCCCAACGATCGGGCGATCGAACCCCAGAGCCGTGCGGCCTATGAACGGTTCGGGCTAAACCCTGCCCAGATCGAGCTGATCAGTCGGGCGACCCCGAAACGGCATTATTACCTCCAGTCTGCACGCGGCAACCGGCTGTTCGAGCTGGGCCTTGGGCCGATCGCGCTGACGCTGTGCGGTGCTTCCAATCCAGCCACGCAGACGCGCATCGACGCGATCCTTGCCGAATATGGCCCATCCGACTTCGCCGCCAACTTCCTGTCCGGTGCCGGCCTCGGATGGGCGGCCGATCTGCTCGCCGATTTTCCGCCCAAAGCCCCACGGAAAGGAGACTCTCGATGAAGAAATATATCGTTGCAGCACTGATCAGTACCGCCGCCCTGGGAGCGTTCGGCGCTGGTCTCGTGGCCATGTCCTCGCCGGCCCAGGCGATCCCGGTGTTTGATGCGAGTAACTATTCGCAGAATATGCTGACCGCCGCACGCACGCTCCAGCAGATCAACCAGCAGATCCAGTCGCTGCAGAACGAAGCGGCAATGCTGTCGAATATGGCGAAAAATCTGAGCCGGACCGATTTCCCGCAGCTCGACCAGCTTCGTCAAAAACTACAGCAAATCGACCGATTGATGGAACAGGCACGAGGCATCGACTTCCGGGTCGATGCGCTGGATGCCAAGTTCCGTGCCCTGTTTCCCGATAGCTTTGACCAGACGCTTCGGCTCGACCGGCGTGTGGCTGATGCAAGGGCGAGGCTGGACGCAGCAATGGCGGGGTTCCAGCAGACGATGACCGTACAGGCGCAGGTCGTCGAAAATGTGCGCGACGATGCACAGCTGCTGTCCGAGATCATCGCGAAGAGCCAGGGCGCTGAAGGTAGCCTGCAGGTCGCGCAGGCGACCAACCAGCTTCTCGCGCTCACCGCCAAGCAGCAATTCCAGCTCCAGCAGATGATGGCCGCACAGTATCGCAGCGAATCGATCGAGCAGGCGCGGCGCGTGCAGGAAGCTCAGGAAGCGCGCGCAGCGACGCGAAAATTCCTCGGTAGCGGCAAGGCCTACACGCCTGATTGAGCTGAGGCGCGCTGGCGGCGGTACCTGCTGCCGGCGTCGTCTCGTCGCGGGGTCCGCGCGAGACCCCCCAGCGCTCCGCTCGGCCTGCGGCCCCGCGACAGACATCTTTTAAGAGGATCGCCGACGTGAACGACCTGGGTGTCATCGATCGCTTCCTCGACGCCTTCATCCGCTACATCGACAGCGGGTTCGGATTGTTGGGCGGCGATGTCGCGTTCCTCACCACGGTGCTGATCGGCATCGATATCACGCTTGCCGGCCTATTCTGGGCGATGGGCGGCGAGGACGATATCATCGGCCGGTTCTTGAAGAAGATCCTGTATGTCGGCGCCTTCGCGCTCATCCTGAACAGCTTTTCGACGCTTGCCGAGATCATCTTCCGTTCCTTCGCGGGGCTGGGACTGACGGCGGGCGGCGGCACGCTCTCTGCGGATGATCTCTTGAAGCCCGGACGCCTTGCAGGGACCGGGTTCGAGGCAGCATGGCCGCTCCTCGACCAGGCATCGCAGATGCTCGGGTTCACCACCTTCTTCGACAATTTCCTCACGATCATGGTGCTGCTGATCGCCTGGCTGCTTGTCATCTGCGCCTTCTTCATCCTGGCGGTGCAGCTCTTCATCACCATCCTCGAGTTCAAGCTGACTGCACTTGCAGGCTTCGTATTGGTGCCGTTCGCGCTGTGGAACCGGACCTCGTTCCTCGCCGAACGCGTGCTCGGTTCGGTCGTGACCTCGGGCATCAAGGTGATGGTGCTGGGCGTCATCGTCGGCATCGGTTCCGGTTTCTTCGCCCAGTTCGTCTCGGCGCTGCAGGGTCAGGAACCCGATATCGGCCAGGCCATGAGCCTCGTGCTTGCGAGCCTCGCTTTGTTTGGCCTTGGTATCTTCGGACCGGGCATCGCCTCGGGCCTTGTTGCCGGAGCCCCGCAACTTGGCGCGGGATCGGCGATCGGGACCGCCGCGCTCGCCGCCGGTGGATTGGCGATGGGCGGAGGCGCTGCAGTCGCGGCGACGCGTGGTCTCGCCGGTGCCGGTCTTGGCGCCATCCGTGCTGGCACGACAATGGGTGCGGCCGCGTCGACCGCAGCGCAGCTCGGGCGTGAGACGGGCGGCAGCGCAATCGGCGGTATGGCGAGCGCCGCGAAAGGAGCGGCGACACAGAAGATCGGAAATGCGCTCGGGATTGGCGCCGCCGCCGAGCGCGGTCGCAATGCCGCTTGGGCTGCACTCAATCGTGCCGGCAGCACGGCATCGAGCGGGTCGGAGCAAACCGGATCCGACACCGCTCCTGCATGGGCGCGTCGGCTTCATGCCAGCCAAACAGCCCGCACACGCCGCCACGCGGTGGTCCACGCGCTGCGCGAGGGCGACCGCGGCGGCGCGGGCGCCAACCCCGACATCAAGGAAAGGGAGTAAGCCCATGCGATTCAAGCGTGCCGTGCAGCGCTATGGGCGGACGCCCGAGCCTGAGACGCCGTACCAGCGGGCCGGCCAATTGTGGGACGAGCGCATTGGGTCGGCGCGCGTCCAGGCCCGCAACTGGCGGCTGATGGCCTTTGGCGGGCTGATCCTCGCGACAGGCCTGTCGGGTGCGCTGGTCTGGCAATCGATGCAGAGCCGGGTCGTGCCTTATGTTGTCGAGGTCGATCAGCTTGGCGCGGCGCGCGCAGTGGCGCCAGTTGCGAACGACTATCGGCCGACCGATCCGCAGATCGCGTGGCATCTGGCCCGGTTCATTGCGAACATTCGTTCACGGTCGCTGGACCCGCTGCTCATGCGCGAGAACTGGTTGTCGGCCTATGACTTCGTGACCGATCGCGGGGCACTCTTTCTCGGGGAACATGCGCGGGCTTCCAGCCCATTCTCCGACATCGGCGAAAAAACCGTGTCGGTGCAGGTCACGAGCGTCGTGCGCGCTTCCGACAGTTCGTTCCAAGTCAAATGGACCGAGAGCCGGTATGACCGTGGCAGCCTGGCCGGCACCTCTCGCTGGACAGCGATCCTGACCGTCAAGGTCCGTCCGCCACGATCCGCCGAGATTTTGAGGAAGAACCCGCTCGGCCTCTATGTCACCGCGATCGACTGGAGCCGCGAGTTGGACACGCCAGCGGTCTCGCCCACGCCGCCGTCGGTGCCTGTCGCGACACCCGCCGACCTTCCGCTTGGCTCGCCGCTCGATCCACACTTGGGCGCCGCGCCAGCCAATCGGCCCGTCTCATCGGAAAGGACACCGCAATGATGCGACCTCTTGCCCTGTCGGCATCGCTGCTGACCCTCTTGGCCGCGGAACCGCTTCCCGCTGCTCCGCCACGCGGGCAGAATCCCGATACCGAAACGCCCACCGCGCGCGTTCGGTCGGCCAACCACGCGGCACTGCGCGAGCCGTCGATCGCCGGCTACATCAATGCGGTGCAGGTCTATCCCTATGGCGAAGGCGTGCTCTACCGGCTTTATGCCGCACCCGAACGCGTGACCGACATCGTGCTCCAACCTGGCGAAACCGTTACCGCGGTGGCCGCTGGCGATACCGTGCGCTGGACCATCGGGGACACCACCAGTGGCAATGGCGATACGCGGCGCACGCACATTCTCGTCAAGCCGTTTGCGGCGGGGCTCAGGACCAATATCGTCATCACCACCGACCGGCGTGCCTATCATCTTCAACTGGAGAGCACGCTCGCGACAGCGATGACGGCTATTTCCTGGACTTATCCAGACGATGCGCTGCTGGCGCTCCGCCGTTCGGAGATTGCCACCGCGGCCGCGGCGCCGGTCGCGACCGGTCTCGCGATCGAAAAGCTCAGCTTCGGCTATACCCTCAGCGGCGATGATCCGCCCTGGCGGCCACTGCGTGCTTTCGACGATGGGCAACAGACATTCATCGAATTCCCGGCAAGCATCTCGGTCGGCGAGGTGCCGCCGTTGTTTGTGATCGCCGCCTCCGGGGATGCCAGCCTCGTCAACTATCGGATGGCGGGTCGCTATTATGTGGTCGATCGCCTGTTCGACGCTGCAGAACTGCGGCTTGGCGCAAAAGATCAGCAGATCGTCCGTATCAGTCGGGACGGTAGCGAACGGCGCGGCCAGCGTCGGCGGAGGGCCTCGTGACCGATGAAGCGCCTGCATCGCCTTCGATGCCTCCCCCACAGCCATTCCAGCCATGTGCCGCATCGCCGGAACCTTCGGCTGCTCCGCCCAAGCTCGACCCCGAGACGCTGGTGCTGCGGGCCAATCCCGGCCGCGTGGTCCGGTTCAAGCGCGGCGCGGTCATTGCGATAGCGGCGGTCGGTTCCACGGCAATTGTCGCCGCCACCTGGATTGCACTCAAACCGGCGTCATTCCGGATTGTCGATGGGAACGAGGACCGTGCAGAGACGGGTGCACGGCCACCCGCCGAGGTGCTCGACGGAGCGCCTAAAAGCTACGGCGATGTACCCCGACTCGGACCGCCGCTTCCAGGCGACCTCGGCCGCCCGATCCTGAAAGCTAATCGGGCGATGGAAACGATCACGCCGGACATCCATGCAGAGGCGGCCCAGCGCACCGCGCAAGCGGCAGAGGCCGAACGCCAACGGCTCGCCAACGAACGCAAAGCCGCGCAGGAATCCGGCGTGATGATGCAATTGACCAGCGCGTCACCGCACAGCGCCACGGCGGCGGCGGCCATTGTGAACGCCCAGGCCGCTTCGTCGGCCGGTGACGCGATCGATGGCGACCGCGCGCCAGACGCCCAAGATGATCAGAATCGCCAGCAACGAAAGCGGGATTTCTTACGCCAGCGCGATACGCGTGGCGACACCAACCCGTATGCGCTCACGCCGGCTGCATCGCCATGGATGTTGATCGCAGGCAGCGTGATCGCCGCCAGCCTGATCACCGGGCTCAACTCAGATCTGCCCGGGCTGGTCACGGCACAGGTGACTGAGAACGTCTATGATAGCGTGACCGGGCGGACGCTACTCGTTCCGCAGGGCGCGCGACTGGTCGGCAGCTATGACAGCGTGGTGGCGTTCGGACAGAAGCGGGCGCTCGTCGTTTGGCAGCGGATCATCCTGCCTGACGGTTCCTCGATCCGCATCGACAATGTGCCGGCCACCGACACGGCCGGCTATGCCGGGCTGTCCGACAAGGTGGACCTGCATAGCTGGCAGCTCCTCAAGGGC encodes:
- a CDS encoding RNA polymerase sigma factor; this translates as MLRAELAVHLNLWSPADPTEEAFHTDAGGAGAIDVDVALLYREEAPRLRRLFGSRVRQSDKVADLIHTAFARLLGLDREKRVQLAEPRAYLTRIAVNLVRDEAKTAARRSEKLHVSADDCVLATPDPHAMLEARDMLHRVNAAISSLPDRTREIFMAHRFEDMTYPQIAERMGVSIKTVEKHISLALRELHRSLGSDA
- a CDS encoding FecR family protein, coding for MTSRDTGEQAQSARIDEATDWFARLHAPDADQVRAEFEAWRADLANARAYAAIEQVWAVTATGTVRGDQPPQPISLPPRSPWRRYALAATLAIVAIGLAFLLTGYGISSVRPVPAATRYVSDVGEIRTIDLADGSTVTLDTASRFEVDYSDRERRITLYSGRARFAVAHDAARPFIVSAQGKSIVARGTIFDVRIDQGAVEVTLLEGAVDVERRSAGAAPHRIARLVPGQRVKLDENASSAAVEPAGDSAREWPSGLLPAHGLPLSQLVEEANRYSRQKIVLADPALGSLRVSGAFRPGDAEALASKLSAALALSATERADGKILLARQQN
- a CDS encoding IS3 family transposase (programmed frameshift), whose protein sequence is MPSKKHKPEEIIGKLREVEIVLAQGGTTAEACRRIAVTEQTYYRWRKEYGGLKTDQARRMKDLEKENLRLRRAISDLTLDKLILQEAAPGKLLSPARRRRCIDQLRRELPVSERRICRVLGQHRSTHRKVPRGADDEVRLTEDIIALAKQYGRYGYRRVTALLRDAGWTVNRKRVERIWRKEGLKVPQRQPKRGRLWLNDGSCIRLRPEYPGHVWAYDFVEGRTHDGRKFRILTIIDEASRECLALIVARQLKHEDVLAALADLFIARGPPAHIRSDNGAEFIATAVQTWLAQIGVKTLYIAPGSPWENGYNESFNGSLRDELLNGEIFYSLAEAKVLIEAWRRHYNTVRPHSSLGYRPPAPESATPPLPPSGSASLHLPSAMAAEATMH
- the trbJ gene encoding P-type conjugative transfer protein TrbJ; the protein is MKKYIVAALISTAALGAFGAGLVAMSSPAQAIPVFDASNYSQNMLTAARTLQQINQQIQSLQNEAAMLSNMAKNLSRTDFPQLDQLRQKLQQIDRLMEQARGIDFRVDALDAKFRALFPDSFDQTLRLDRRVADARARLDAAMAGFQQTMTVQAQVVENVRDDAQLLSEIIAKSQGAEGSLQVAQATNQLLALTAKQQFQLQQMMAAQYRSESIEQARRVQEAQEARAATRKFLGSGKAYTPD
- the trbL gene encoding P-type conjugative transfer protein TrbL; this translates as MNDLGVIDRFLDAFIRYIDSGFGLLGGDVAFLTTVLIGIDITLAGLFWAMGGEDDIIGRFLKKILYVGAFALILNSFSTLAEIIFRSFAGLGLTAGGGTLSADDLLKPGRLAGTGFEAAWPLLDQASQMLGFTTFFDNFLTIMVLLIAWLLVICAFFILAVQLFITILEFKLTALAGFVLVPFALWNRTSFLAERVLGSVVTSGIKVMVLGVIVGIGSGFFAQFVSALQGQEPDIGQAMSLVLASLALFGLGIFGPGIASGLVAGAPQLGAGSAIGTAALAAGGLAMGGGAAVAATRGLAGAGLGAIRAGTTMGAAASTAAQLGRETGGSAIGGMASAAKGAATQKIGNALGIGAAAERGRNAAWAALNRAGSTASSGSEQTGSDTAPAWARRLHASQTARTRRHAVVHALREGDRGGAGANPDIKERE
- the trbF gene encoding conjugal transfer protein TrbF; this encodes MRFKRAVQRYGRTPEPETPYQRAGQLWDERIGSARVQARNWRLMAFGGLILATGLSGALVWQSMQSRVVPYVVEVDQLGAARAVAPVANDYRPTDPQIAWHLARFIANIRSRSLDPLLMRENWLSAYDFVTDRGALFLGEHARASSPFSDIGEKTVSVQVTSVVRASDSSFQVKWTESRYDRGSLAGTSRWTAILTVKVRPPRSAEILRKNPLGLYVTAIDWSRELDTPAVSPTPPSVPVATPADLPLGSPLDPHLGAAPANRPVSSERTPQ
- the trbG gene encoding P-type conjugative transfer protein TrbG; its protein translation is MMRPLALSASLLTLLAAEPLPAAPPRGQNPDTETPTARVRSANHAALREPSIAGYINAVQVYPYGEGVLYRLYAAPERVTDIVLQPGETVTAVAAGDTVRWTIGDTTSGNGDTRRTHILVKPFAAGLRTNIVITTDRRAYHLQLESTLATAMTAISWTYPDDALLALRRSEIATAAAAPVATGLAIEKLSFGYTLSGDDPPWRPLRAFDDGQQTFIEFPASISVGEVPPLFVIAASGDASLVNYRMAGRYYVVDRLFDAAELRLGAKDQQIVRISRDGSERRGQRRRRAS
- a CDS encoding TrbI/VirB10 family protein: MPPPQPFQPCAASPEPSAAPPKLDPETLVLRANPGRVVRFKRGAVIAIAAVGSTAIVAATWIALKPASFRIVDGNEDRAETGARPPAEVLDGAPKSYGDVPRLGPPLPGDLGRPILKANRAMETITPDIHAEAAQRTAQAAEAERQRLANERKAAQESGVMMQLTSASPHSATAAAAIVNAQAASSAGDAIDGDRAPDAQDDQNRQQRKRDFLRQRDTRGDTNPYALTPAASPWMLIAGSVIAASLITGLNSDLPGLVTAQVTENVYDSVTGRTLLVPQGARLVGSYDSVVAFGQKRALVVWQRIILPDGSSIRIDNVPATDTAGYAGLSDKVDLHSWQLLKGVALSTLLGVGTELSFGSGESDLVRAIRESAQQSGARAGDQIVTKNLGVQPTLHVRPGWPLRVVVHKDIVLRPWRVAGR